The Zingiber officinale cultivar Zhangliang chromosome 2A, Zo_v1.1, whole genome shotgun sequence genomic sequence AGGCTGATTTTGCATTTAGTTTTTATCTATTCGGTCCTTACAATTTTCTTGTTGTTGCAGTTCTGGGTAAAGAGTCTGGTTATGTATCACAGGCTCGCCTATTTGGAGCACAAAGTCCAGCAGTTGCACGCTCCGAGCGGCCAATCAGCTACTTCGCAGACACGCTTGGAGCAGATGAGCGCTAAAGTGGCCCAGTTAAAGGTCGATCTGCAGAGGAGCTCTAAGCTGCTAGAGCCTAAAAAGGGCAAGCGCATCGAGCAGACAACGCAACTGGCAAGGCTCAACAAGCAAGACACCTCCTTCGAAGCAAAGATCCACTCGGTCAACACCAGAAAGCTCCGAGCTATCAAGGATTTAGAGATCAAGAACAAAGAAGCTCGGGTCCTGGCTCAGAGTCTGAAGGAGACGGAGGTGGCACTGAACACTGAGCAGGAGAGTCGATCGGCTGAACAAGCAGCGGCGTAAGAAAGGTTGGACACTAAGGATGCCGCACTAGGTTTAATAAAAGCTAAACTAGAGACCTCCCGAATGACTTTGGAGGTTTATCAAGGCTCTGAGTCAAATTGGTTAGAGCTTATGAAGCGGAACTACCTCTGCTTGGACCCTTTCAATGACCAGCTCACTGATCGAGTCCTCCGCCTTTTCAATCCCGCCATTGATGGGGCGCTCGACCAGCTAAAGGGCGGTAGTCATATCCCTGCCACTCTGACCAACTAGGTCATCAGTCAGAACAAGCTGATCGAGTCGCTGCCCGACGATGTGCTGAGTACCTCAAGTGAGCCTGCCTCTTGCAATGTTTGCCTATTTTTTGTACTACTCCTcaatattttgtaaaatttttataagtgttAATGCAAATTCGCCCGTTCAGCGTACCTTTGTTAATCCGAGCATGTTTAATCAAGCATCGCCCTGCGTCGCCGTTCGACATTTCCTCACTTGTTTGATTTAGCACTTGTTTATTCATGTGTTGCCGTTTAGGCTCGAGTGGGATTACGAATCGTTTATCGTTTTACAGAAAAAATTCTTAAGTGTGGTTTCATAGCCTACCGATCGGTGACTTAACTAGTCTTTGAGATGTCTGAACGATCACTTCAACACTGTCGAGCTGCCTTTTTAAGAGAAACTATTGTTTCTCGAAGCAACATACGTCCCGACCGGCCTTATTCTCAGCTCAGATATTCATCGATCGGCTACTCTTGATGTAGTTTTAGTTTAAGATAGGTCAATCATACGTAAGTCGCTGTAGACtcgggtttatagtcatcgctcagCTGTTGATTTGTCGACttagtttaaggttgtcgctcgaccgttggtgaagactagggtttaaggctgCCACTCAACCATCggtgtagactagggtttaaggtcatcgcttgaTCGTCGGTGTAGACCAGAGTTTAAGGCCGCCGCTTGATTGTCGATAACgaccagggtttaaggttgcctctcgactgttggtgaagaccggagtttaaggtcaccgcttaacctttggtgaagactagggtttaaggtcgccgctcaaccgttaaTGTAGATAAGagtttaagatcgccgctcgaccgttgaagTAGACAagagtttaaagtcgccgctcgaccgttgacgtaaacaagagtttaaggtcgccgctcgaccattgatgtagacaagagtttaaggtcaccgctcgaccgttggtgaagactagggtttataatcgccgctcGATTTTTAACTTAGTCGATTGGCACAAGAGTCTTGAACACTTGGGATTTTTATTCATTCTCTTCCTACATCCACAAGTCATACACTTACACAAGTACATATGTATCTActcacgcacctctcacccgaccctatagggttggagatggttcgcgTTCTAAGGCCGCTCGAGTTATCTTTCGTCTTCGTCCTGCGGGTaataggctcccgagcggagTTTTTACATGACCTTGTAAGGTTCCACCCCTTCCAGTTTGGTGATGTCGCCGACCGATTTTATTCTTTTCCACACTAGATCACCGACTTAGAAGGGTCTTGGGATCACCCtctggttgtagttctgcttgatccgctgtcggtacgccatcagccgaacagcTACTTTATCCCGCGCCTCATCCACCAAGTCGAACTCTATGGCCGTGTTTGGTTCGTGGTTATCGCTGATAACTTTAGTTGGTTATCAACGATAACCTTATTTGGTTTAAGTAATTGGTGATACCTAGTAATGCAACATTCCCGTCACATCAGCAATTAGGGAATAGAACTAGGAATCAGAAAATTTTGGAAATCTTAGGTTTTCTACGATTCCagggttatcaatattttttttccaaaactaCCCTTCGAAGGGCAGGAGATAAGTAAGAGCAAGTTTTCTGCCGCTCCACCGCTCGCTCTCCTGCTCATGGCAGGAAGTGGAGGACATCAAGGTGGTGATGAAGCTTCTTCCTATCTTCACATCGACCATCATGCTCAGCTACTGCCTCGCGTAGCTCTCGACCTTCTCGGTGCTGCAGGCAGAGATGATGGACACGCGCGTAGGCAGGCTCACGGTCCCGCCGGTGTCGCTGCCGGTCTTCCTCGTCGTCTTCATCATGGCCATCGCGCCGCTATACGACCACGCGATCGTGCCCCTCGCACGTCGCGCGACGAGGAACAAGATAGGCATCACGCACCTGCAGAGGATCGGGTTCGGGCTGGTGCTCTCGGTAGTAGCGATGGCGGTGGCGGCGGTGGTGGAGGCGAAGCGGAAGTGGGTGACAATGCAGGTGGTGGAGGCGAAGCGGAAGCGGGTGGCGAGGCAGGTGGGGGAGGGGTCTGAGGGCCCGCTACCGATCACATTCTTCTAGGTGGTGTTCCAATACCAGTTCCTGGGCTCGGCGGACTTGTTCACGCTGACTGGGCAGCTGGAGTTCTTCTTCAGCGAGGCGTCGGCGACGATGCGGTCGCTGGCGACGTCACTATCATGGGCGTGACGCTGGCACTAGGATACTACCTGAGCTCGGTGCTGGTGTCGATGGTGAACCGGCCGACGCGCGGCGGAGGGCGCGGGGGGTGGCTGTCGGGGGACAGCCTCAACCAGTACCATCTCTCCCATAGGGTCAGCCTATGCCTTCTCTCCCATAGGGTCGCGCGACACCGTGTCGTCGCGATGTAGGCGGAGAAGGGGAAGGAGAGGTGGATGGAGGCACTGGAGGAGCTGTGGAGGGTGAAGTGCAGGAAGACAGGGAAGGAGAAGTGGACGGCGGCGCTGGAGGAGTTGTGGAGGGTGAAGCGCAGGAAGGGGGGGCGGGCGGAGGCGCACCGGCGGCTTGGGGAGAAGCTGTCGACGAAAAAAAATTGGGGAGGAACCCTAGGGAAAATAAAatctattaaaataattaaaaattttaatcacatatctaaatatataaattttaaatatatataataagttaattacatatctaattatattttaaaaatatataaatttattttaaaatttaaaatttataaatcaattttatttatttattatatatattatcaactcattcattaatataataataataattattattattattaatttaatttaatttaatttattctacaaaattaataatataattaaacaaGGGGTAATATAGTAAATGTCAAGTTAGATTATATCATTACCTAGTTGAACCAAACAAGATTAAGATTATGTTTTATTCactcataaccttggttatgtgattaccaagtaatcacacaACCAAGGTTATAtacgataacttgaaccaaacgcaccctatgAGTCTTCGCTCGACGTTCCCCTCATCGTAGAGCTacacccgatcggattctactccgacTCCCACCGGGACcaccgcttcaccgccgtacaccatATGAAATGGTGTTATGTCGATCGCCTCTTTTGGAGTCATGCGAAGGGCCCACAGAATGctggggagctcgtcgacccagctgTCTCctgcgtggtcgagccgagctcgtAGACCTCTGAGGATCTCCCGGTTGGTAACTTCCGCTTGGTCGTTGCTCCGGGGGTAAGCCACTGAGATGAAGACTTGCTGAATGTCATAGCCTTCATACCACTCTTTAAGCCTTCGACCGGTGAACTGTTTCCCGTTATCTGACACAAGCCAACGGAGGATGTCGAACCGACACAAGATGTTCTGTCAAACgaatttgatgaccatctgctcagttatcTTGGCTAATGGCTCGGCTTCcacacattttaaaaaataatccaccgcAACGAGTAAGAATCTTCACTGAGCGCTGAGCGGTCACCATGGTCCAACGATgcccatgccccattggtcgaacgagcaAGATACTGTGGACGTCTTCATCTCCTCGGT encodes the following:
- the LOC122043969 gene encoding protein NRT1/ PTR FAMILY 4.6-like: MMDTRVGRLTVPPVSLPVFLVVFIMAIAPLYDHAIVPLARRATRNKIGITHLQRIGFGLVLSVVAMAVAAVVEAKRKWVTMQVVEAKRKRVARQRGVGDDAVAGDVTIMGVTLALGYYLSSVLVSMVNRPTRGGGRGGWLSGDSLNQYHLSHRVSLCLLSHRVARHRVVAM